In Candidatus Hydrogenedentota bacterium, a genomic segment contains:
- a CDS encoding DUF58 domain-containing protein: MSNSRLTSIRQRIEAGRENLRRWRQAEPPPMPRHKPKEFKYLKPRDLRSMKNMLFAARAIVEGFYSGRHRSRFKGNAPEFVDYRQYNPGDEIRSIDWKAYARTDRHYIKLFEKETDLSATILLDVSASMAFGGTVNRPALPFCGLTKLEYGSYLAAALSYVLIKQGDKAGLVLFDRRIRSHIPAGGTVRHLYSMLSALELTRPGGHTSVASALRKAFTLFKQRGVLIIISDLLDEPDELFSALAMYTHRGFEIVVFHLLHENEVRLPDVANANFVDAETGGSITIQPKDVAESYGALLEAFRSDIEARCRARNITYTFMTTETPYPEVLGRFLAHRGRG; this comes from the coding sequence ATGTCGAACAGCCGTCTTACAAGCATTAGGCAGCGTATCGAAGCGGGCCGCGAAAACCTGCGCCGCTGGCGCCAGGCGGAGCCCCCGCCCATGCCCAGGCACAAGCCGAAGGAGTTCAAGTACCTCAAGCCCCGCGACCTGCGGAGCATGAAGAACATGCTCTTTGCGGCGCGGGCCATCGTGGAGGGTTTTTACAGCGGTCGGCACCGTTCGCGCTTCAAGGGCAACGCGCCGGAGTTCGTGGACTACCGACAATACAATCCCGGCGACGAAATTCGCAGCATCGACTGGAAGGCCTACGCCCGTACGGACCGACACTACATCAAGCTCTTCGAGAAGGAGACGGATCTTTCGGCCACCATACTCCTGGACGTGAGCGCTTCCATGGCCTTTGGCGGCACGGTGAACCGGCCCGCACTGCCTTTCTGTGGATTGACCAAACTGGAGTACGGCAGCTATCTCGCGGCGGCGCTGTCGTACGTGCTCATCAAACAGGGCGACAAAGCAGGACTGGTGCTTTTCGATCGGCGGATACGGAGCCACATTCCCGCAGGCGGCACGGTGCGCCATCTCTACAGCATGCTGAGTGCGCTGGAACTGACCAGGCCCGGCGGACACACCTCGGTGGCGTCGGCGCTGCGCAAGGCCTTCACCTTGTTCAAGCAGCGGGGCGTGTTGATCATCATTTCCGATCTGCTGGACGAACCCGACGAGCTGTTCAGCGCACTGGCGATGTACACCCACCGTGGTTTCGAAATCGTTGTCTTTCACCTGCTCCACGAGAATGAAGTGCGACTGCCCGACGTGGCCAATGCGAACTTTGTGGACGCGGAAACGGGCGGCTCTATCACGATCCAGCCGAAAGACGTGGCGGAATCCTATGGCGCGCTGCTGGAGGCCTTCCGCAGCGATATCGAAGCCCGTTGCCGCGCGCGGAATATCACCTACACCTTCATGACGACGGAAACGCCCTACCCCGAAGTGCTGGGGCGCTTTCTCGCGCACCGGGGAAGGGGATGA
- a CDS encoding BatA domain-containing protein: protein MGGLTFINPAMAIGALAIAIPLAIHLLTRRTPVLIVFPTLRFLYKAQANQSRLFRVRHYLLLFIRTLIILLVLFAFLRPVLAKGTLAATKTPEGGAAAIIIVDASLSMGYSGAGVSHFGRALSAAESVLDALGAADIANVIFAGNVPEAIYDAPRATRAQLRAELANRHYQAARSDIDGAIALALEQLDDQSTRSQEIHFISDFQRSNWASVNFSAIPEHVKTVFVPVSDAALRNAAITEMKVRPASPAIGEPAEIHCTVANYGPEFQALPVSLTLEGEAPLESTVKVDAGMSATAGFRVRFNGSGVFEAVASIPADGLREDDTRHAAVTVSERFPVVILSDAPSAARDASHRFLAAALDPFGGGASVFVPEVMALDAFDRFAAARAHAVIVSQAGAMSESTAVALASYLRDGGRVAWFVEGPADPGNLTLLLAKSEGALKLPFTLAGHVAPDANEAGFATLASANYDDPMLKKFRESGALADLHFFSYFTTKREETQGQVLMKYDNGNIALARTNFGRGSLLLANFSPGLEGSDVQKSTVFVPLVHEMVKALGLEGGGARSFEAGLPCSTSITLATPETPVRFANPAGESVSAVLDLNGATGSVIFAETKQTGFYRVYSGDAKLASIAVNTDPRESNLETLSAAQLQEMAKRSQESFLAATGSDAGTLRAMREGAPLWHFFLAAALAFLAIEQGFALAWRR from the coding sequence ATGGGCGGTTTAACATTTATCAATCCGGCGATGGCCATCGGGGCCCTGGCGATAGCCATACCCCTGGCGATTCACCTGCTCACCCGCAGGACGCCCGTGTTGATCGTTTTCCCCACGCTGCGCTTCCTCTACAAGGCTCAGGCGAATCAGTCGCGTCTTTTTCGCGTCCGCCATTATCTGCTCCTCTTCATCCGCACGCTTATCATCCTGCTGGTGCTCTTTGCCTTCCTGCGGCCCGTGCTCGCCAAGGGCACGCTCGCCGCAACAAAGACTCCCGAAGGCGGCGCGGCGGCCATTATCATCGTGGACGCATCGCTCAGCATGGGCTATTCCGGCGCGGGCGTCTCCCATTTTGGGCGGGCGCTCAGTGCTGCGGAATCGGTGCTGGACGCGCTGGGCGCCGCCGACATCGCGAACGTCATCTTTGCGGGAAACGTGCCCGAGGCGATCTATGACGCGCCCCGGGCCACGCGGGCTCAGTTGCGCGCGGAACTCGCCAACAGGCACTACCAGGCCGCCCGAAGCGACATCGACGGGGCCATCGCGCTGGCGTTGGAGCAATTGGACGATCAATCGACGCGCAGTCAGGAGATTCACTTCATCTCCGATTTCCAGCGATCCAACTGGGCCTCGGTCAACTTTTCGGCAATTCCCGAACACGTCAAGACAGTCTTCGTCCCCGTGTCGGATGCGGCACTTCGCAATGCTGCGATCACGGAGATGAAAGTGCGGCCCGCGAGTCCCGCCATCGGCGAGCCTGCGGAGATTCACTGCACCGTGGCGAACTACGGCCCCGAGTTCCAGGCGCTGCCCGTGTCCCTCACGCTGGAGGGCGAAGCGCCCCTGGAATCGACCGTGAAGGTCGACGCGGGCATGAGCGCCACGGCGGGTTTTCGCGTGCGCTTCAACGGCAGTGGTGTTTTCGAGGCCGTGGCGTCTATTCCAGCCGATGGCCTCCGCGAGGACGACACACGCCACGCGGCGGTAACGGTTTCCGAACGCTTTCCCGTCGTTATTCTGTCCGATGCGCCTAGCGCCGCGCGGGATGCCTCCCACCGTTTTTTAGCGGCGGCCCTCGATCCCTTCGGCGGTGGCGCATCTGTATTCGTGCCGGAGGTGATGGCGCTGGATGCCTTTGATCGTTTCGCGGCGGCCCGCGCCCACGCGGTGATCGTGTCGCAGGCGGGTGCGATGAGCGAATCGACGGCGGTAGCGCTGGCGAGCTATCTCAGAGACGGCGGACGCGTGGCCTGGTTCGTGGAAGGGCCTGCGGATCCCGGCAATCTGACGCTGCTCCTCGCCAAGTCCGAGGGCGCATTGAAACTGCCCTTCACACTCGCGGGGCATGTGGCCCCCGACGCGAACGAAGCGGGCTTCGCGACGTTGGCCTCGGCGAACTACGACGACCCGATGCTGAAGAAGTTTCGCGAGTCGGGCGCGCTGGCGGACCTCCATTTCTTCAGCTATTTCACCACAAAGCGGGAGGAGACCCAGGGGCAGGTGCTCATGAAATACGACAACGGCAACATCGCCCTGGCGCGGACCAACTTCGGGCGCGGCTCCCTGTTGCTGGCAAATTTCTCGCCGGGACTCGAGGGCAGCGACGTGCAGAAGAGCACCGTCTTCGTGCCGCTGGTTCACGAGATGGTGAAGGCCCTTGGGCTCGAAGGCGGAGGCGCGCGATCCTTCGAGGCGGGCCTCCCCTGCTCCACATCGATCACGCTGGCCACACCGGAGACGCCCGTGCGCTTTGCGAATCCCGCCGGGGAATCGGTGAGCGCCGTGCTCGACCTGAACGGCGCGACCGGCTCGGTCATCTTCGCTGAAACGAAGCAAACCGGCTTCTATCGCGTGTACAGCGGAGACGCAAAACTCGCGTCCATCGCGGTGAATACCGACCCGCGGGAGAGCAACCTGGAGACACTCTCGGCGGCCCAGCTCCAGGAAATGGCGAAGCGATCGCAGGAAAGCTTCCTCGCGGCGACGGGCTCCG